One region of Ahniella affigens genomic DNA includes:
- a CDS encoding beta-propeller fold lactonase family protein, whose product MNRFIDVVACRALFGAVLFWCSVAAVAEPFMFVPVSGYNQVAVINLPTELEVARFAVGVGPRGLAVSQSTDRAYTANWGNNTVSVIDTVAFSVIATITVQNNPSAVAVSRDGSRVYVTNLSSNSVSVIDAGTNTVIATWSVPDSPIDLALTPDGSRLFVSRGGGPILHVFDTATGAVLGQPITCNYGNFLAMHPDGKRVFASCYQANRVVSIDTQTLTKVDDFAVADWPAGMSFSPDGQRLYVVRRDASRLDTLALPGGQVLGSVSVTSGSFSRSSAVAISPDGSRAFTTELYGPHVSVVNTATQVQTKQLKIGNGFVGPEMFAYGVLIGGRGSLTPPVIGVATAGDQSVSVQFAPPMYYGSSPITSYRATCGSQIATGTASPINVTGLTNGVPVRCTVRATTALANSGESAQSNEVTPNVPAPPPTVPPAPVLLSVTPAPNQAQVAFEPITGIIDPVIEYQANCPPALHVPTGQTSPLTVLSLSNGVTYSCRVRARNINGWGDYSNLLTVVPADRPFPPVPLSAVGGIGALTLNFLPPTSNNGSAVLDYEATCGAIVVTNTASPIVVTGLLNGITHTCTLRARNVVGYSNPSTELSALVGKVPGAPTITAVTPAPSALLVDFSAPTSDGGLPITRYVATCGSQTVDGTANSLLVSGLGNGIAVNCAVRAENALGLGPSSNQVVGSPRDVPNAPGIALVEVFSQQLYITLSAPADNGAPIQEYIARCDNGLVVHTGSPQPAVNMTGLTNGQTYSCTVEAINAVGASAPSAPFVGTPAGPPSPPTLQSLQPGDGSLTFKFLPPANNNGGPILQYQFVCVRVALGDTVFITVPNQASPYTYTGLLPREPHECWIHAQSVGGSSARSNRITATPLTNPGAPVLTSVQAQPGGANLVFNPPTDDGGGDIVSYEASCDPGPLTATGTASPILVPSLVDNRTYVCRVRASNAVLTGPYSEPIAVIPGTQGMTANLAITKTNGASFINDGDFVNYEIVVTNPGPNAVVGALVSDPLGTDFQSAIWQCSAQAFARCVSSGTDGLQQRVDLPVGSSVTYLFSAMPMFGPSTPISNIASVTPPDGVTDPNLANNVASDGPDIRGIFKDGFEN is encoded by the coding sequence ATGAATCGGTTCATTGATGTTGTTGCTTGCCGTGCCTTGTTCGGCGCCGTCCTGTTTTGGTGCAGCGTGGCGGCGGTTGCTGAGCCGTTTATGTTTGTGCCCGTCAGTGGCTACAACCAAGTCGCCGTCATCAACCTGCCGACAGAACTGGAAGTGGCGAGGTTCGCGGTCGGTGTCGGGCCGCGCGGGCTTGCGGTGAGTCAGTCGACCGATCGCGCCTACACGGCGAATTGGGGTAACAACACGGTATCGGTGATCGACACGGTCGCCTTTTCCGTGATTGCGACGATCACCGTTCAAAACAACCCCAGTGCCGTGGCAGTGAGTCGCGATGGCTCGCGGGTCTATGTGACGAACCTCAGCAGCAATTCAGTGTCGGTGATCGACGCCGGCACGAACACCGTTATCGCCACTTGGTCAGTGCCCGACTCGCCGATCGATCTGGCACTGACACCGGATGGCAGTCGATTGTTCGTCAGCCGAGGTGGTGGGCCGATCCTGCACGTCTTTGATACCGCGACGGGCGCTGTTCTGGGGCAACCGATCACGTGCAACTACGGCAACTTCCTTGCGATGCATCCCGATGGCAAGCGGGTGTTCGCAAGTTGCTATCAGGCGAATCGCGTTGTTTCCATCGACACCCAGACGCTGACGAAGGTCGATGATTTCGCGGTCGCTGATTGGCCGGCTGGCATGAGCTTCAGTCCCGATGGCCAGCGCCTGTATGTGGTTCGCCGTGATGCCTCGCGACTCGACACGCTCGCGCTGCCTGGTGGGCAAGTGCTCGGCAGTGTCAGTGTGACGTCGGGCAGCTTTTCACGATCGTCTGCCGTTGCGATTTCGCCCGATGGTTCGCGTGCTTTCACGACTGAGCTGTATGGTCCGCACGTGTCGGTCGTGAATACCGCCACCCAGGTGCAGACCAAGCAGCTGAAGATCGGGAACGGTTTCGTGGGGCCGGAGATGTTTGCCTACGGCGTACTGATTGGCGGACGGGGTTCGTTGACACCGCCGGTGATCGGAGTCGCCACCGCTGGCGATCAGAGTGTGAGCGTGCAGTTTGCGCCGCCGATGTACTACGGCAGCAGTCCGATCACCTCGTACCGAGCGACTTGTGGTTCGCAGATTGCCACAGGTACCGCGTCTCCGATCAATGTGACCGGTCTCACGAACGGCGTGCCAGTGCGCTGCACGGTGCGCGCGACGACCGCGCTTGCGAACAGCGGCGAGTCGGCGCAGTCGAACGAAGTTACGCCCAATGTGCCGGCGCCACCACCCACGGTGCCGCCGGCGCCGGTCTTGCTTAGCGTCACGCCCGCGCCCAATCAGGCTCAGGTGGCATTCGAACCAATTACCGGCATCATTGATCCAGTCATCGAGTATCAGGCGAACTGTCCGCCTGCATTGCACGTCCCGACTGGTCAGACCAGTCCGCTGACGGTCTTGTCGCTGAGTAATGGCGTGACCTACAGCTGTCGCGTTCGCGCCCGAAACATCAACGGCTGGGGGGACTACTCGAATCTGCTGACCGTCGTGCCGGCCGATCGCCCCTTCCCGCCGGTTCCGCTGTCGGCCGTCGGCGGGATTGGCGCGCTGACGCTGAATTTTCTGCCACCGACGAGCAATAACGGCTCGGCCGTTCTGGACTATGAGGCGACGTGTGGCGCGATCGTCGTGACGAACACGGCGAGTCCAATCGTCGTCACGGGATTGCTAAATGGCATCACGCACACCTGCACACTCCGAGCGCGGAACGTAGTGGGCTACTCCAACCCATCCACCGAGCTATCAGCGCTCGTCGGCAAGGTGCCAGGAGCGCCGACCATTACCGCCGTCACACCGGCGCCCAGTGCGCTGCTTGTGGACTTTTCTGCGCCAACTTCAGATGGTGGTTTGCCTATTACGCGCTATGTCGCGACGTGCGGGAGCCAGACGGTCGATGGCACCGCGAACTCGCTGCTCGTATCGGGTCTTGGCAACGGCATTGCAGTGAACTGCGCGGTCCGAGCCGAGAACGCGCTGGGGCTTGGGCCATCTTCCAACCAAGTGGTCGGCTCGCCGCGAGATGTTCCCAATGCGCCGGGCATCGCACTGGTGGAAGTGTTCTCGCAGCAGCTGTACATCACGCTTTCCGCGCCGGCTGACAACGGTGCGCCAATTCAGGAATATATTGCCCGCTGCGACAACGGGCTGGTGGTCCACACGGGTAGCCCACAGCCGGCGGTCAATATGACCGGGCTCACCAATGGGCAGACCTATTCCTGCACGGTTGAAGCCATCAATGCCGTCGGTGCATCGGCGCCGTCCGCGCCGTTTGTCGGCACACCGGCCGGGCCGCCGAGTCCACCGACCCTGCAGTCGCTGCAACCAGGCGATGGCTCTTTAACGTTCAAGTTTTTGCCGCCGGCAAACAACAACGGTGGGCCGATTCTGCAATACCAGTTTGTTTGTGTCCGGGTCGCGTTGGGCGACACTGTGTTCATCACGGTGCCCAACCAAGCGTCGCCGTATACGTATACGGGGCTACTTCCGCGCGAACCGCATGAGTGCTGGATTCATGCCCAGAGCGTTGGCGGCAGTTCGGCCCGATCGAATCGAATCACCGCAACGCCATTGACGAATCCGGGCGCACCGGTATTGACGTCCGTGCAGGCACAACCTGGCGGCGCGAACCTGGTGTTCAATCCACCAACTGATGATGGCGGTGGTGACATCGTGTCGTATGAAGCAAGCTGTGATCCCGGTCCACTGACAGCGACTGGAACGGCGTCGCCGATATTGGTGCCGAGTTTGGTCGACAACCGTACGTATGTCTGCCGCGTGCGTGCCAGTAATGCCGTATTGACCGGGCCGTATTCTGAGCCAATCGCGGTGATCCCTGGTACGCAGGGCATGACGGCGAATTTGGCAATCACAAAAACCAATGGCGCAAGCTTCATCAATGACGGTGACTTCGTGAACTACGAGATCGTCGTGACCAATCCGGGCCCGAATGCCGTGGTGGGTGCCCTGGTGTCGGATCCGCTGGGGACCGACTTTCAGAGTGCGATCTGGCAGTGCAGCGCGCAAGCTTTTGCCCGCTGTGTGAGTTCCGGAACCGATGGGCTGCAGCAGCGCGTTGATCTACCCGTGGGCAGTTCGGTGACCTATCTGTTCTCGGCAATGCCGATGTTCGGACCTTCGACACCGATTTCGAATATCGCGTCCGTGACGCCACCAGATGGCGTGACCGACCCGAATCTCGCCAACAATGTTGCGAGCGATGGGCCGGATATCCGCGGGATCTTCAAGGATGGGTTTGAGAACTAG
- a CDS encoding serine/threonine-protein kinase, whose protein sequence is MDAERYARIREWFDALRDLDSAERAKRLAEEPDPDVRARVEALLGRDTVGPAAVPKSVGGLLGVLAEEAPKAGDAIGAWTLMRVLGEGGMGTVFEARRSDGHFDQTAALKVLKGLPSATALSFLARERQILAGLSHPNIARLLDGGATPGGHPYFVMAMQEGMPIDQYVASRQLRATDIVRLLLPVCAAIGYAHSRLVIHCDLKPANILVDVNGQPCVLDFGIARPLADAAKPADTDMQGVTARAYTPGFASPELEAGEGIGAAADLFSLGRMLAVLVGRDALQQHPDLDAIAAKASHPDPQRRYQSVAAFEADLQHWLGHRPVSARDGAVSYRTRLWLRRHWTGALVATLVLALILGFTLNTIRERDRALLAEQTAKAERDRALAAESRAKQISEFVVSMLDGANPDAGTGEVPVSKLVSEALKRIDTELDGQAEVQSELYGTLGRALRLLGNNKEAGAALEKAVALAREIDRPLVLAEQLTELARYRLAVVDSAAAELPAREAWQIYHAQPDVALDVRMAAAMELAVILSNLGKPESTELLDQVLDTLRKEAPGSAQYTDALDMLAGNRIRFDRNAEAEALLRESLAIQIKQGRGDDESSITTREILGHVLSDLNQSEEAEHMMRDALALRRSKMGEDDPHIPWRLVELARVLDNHGRSLEALGYYAEALKLAEAKIGADTVTYAVMLNGQAMSLQRAGDVQAAERVFSEAVRIARKHWGDADQGTARLVGNAARLQLQLGKLDQAWHMASEAERIWAKQFPADHSDVTETRATLARIACAAGRVAESRSMLQQIDAAVKEPPPGLRRLAERALACLAERSGDLDASLAHLLAAEAADRERFTSKNPQIWLGQLDRIQLLIRRNQPGDRAEARQLAETVLSNVDAALVPNAPQREVLKRLIES, encoded by the coding sequence GTGGACGCTGAGCGCTACGCACGGATTCGCGAATGGTTTGACGCGCTTCGTGATCTTGATTCAGCCGAACGTGCCAAGCGGCTGGCCGAAGAGCCAGATCCCGACGTCCGGGCGCGCGTCGAAGCGTTGCTTGGGCGCGATACGGTTGGGCCGGCGGCAGTGCCCAAATCAGTTGGTGGGCTGTTGGGCGTGCTCGCCGAAGAAGCGCCGAAGGCGGGCGATGCGATCGGCGCCTGGACGTTGATGCGCGTACTCGGGGAAGGCGGCATGGGCACCGTGTTCGAAGCCCGACGCAGCGATGGGCACTTCGATCAGACTGCGGCGCTGAAAGTGTTGAAGGGCCTGCCCAGTGCGACGGCACTCAGCTTCTTGGCGCGCGAACGGCAGATCTTGGCCGGGCTGTCGCATCCGAACATCGCGCGCTTGCTCGACGGCGGCGCGACACCGGGCGGACACCCGTATTTCGTCATGGCGATGCAAGAAGGCATGCCGATCGATCAGTACGTGGCATCCCGGCAGTTGCGTGCTACCGATATCGTCCGGTTGTTGCTGCCAGTCTGCGCCGCGATCGGCTACGCCCACTCGCGCCTGGTCATTCATTGCGACCTGAAGCCCGCCAACATTTTGGTCGATGTGAATGGCCAACCATGCGTGCTGGATTTCGGCATTGCCCGACCGCTCGCAGACGCCGCGAAACCGGCCGATACCGACATGCAAGGCGTAACGGCGCGCGCGTATACCCCAGGTTTTGCGAGCCCTGAACTGGAGGCCGGCGAGGGCATCGGGGCCGCTGCGGACCTGTTCAGTCTCGGTCGCATGTTGGCCGTTTTGGTCGGTCGCGACGCCTTGCAACAGCACCCGGATTTGGACGCCATTGCAGCCAAAGCGAGTCACCCTGATCCGCAGCGCCGGTACCAATCGGTTGCGGCGTTTGAAGCGGATTTGCAGCATTGGCTGGGGCATCGCCCGGTCAGTGCCCGCGACGGCGCAGTGTCTTATCGGACGCGGCTTTGGTTGCGCCGACATTGGACCGGAGCGCTCGTCGCGACACTCGTGCTGGCGTTGATTCTGGGTTTTACCCTCAACACGATTCGCGAGCGCGATCGAGCGTTGCTTGCCGAGCAGACCGCCAAGGCCGAGCGCGACCGCGCGCTGGCTGCTGAGTCGCGCGCCAAGCAGATCAGCGAATTCGTCGTATCGATGCTGGACGGCGCGAACCCGGATGCCGGAACCGGTGAGGTGCCGGTCAGCAAACTCGTCAGTGAGGCACTGAAGCGAATCGATACCGAACTCGACGGCCAAGCGGAAGTGCAGTCCGAGCTCTACGGCACGCTGGGTCGTGCGCTACGGCTGCTCGGCAACAATAAGGAGGCCGGCGCGGCACTAGAGAAAGCCGTGGCGCTGGCGCGAGAGATCGATCGTCCGCTCGTTTTGGCCGAGCAGCTGACCGAACTGGCGCGCTACCGCCTTGCGGTGGTCGACAGTGCGGCGGCGGAACTACCAGCCCGCGAGGCATGGCAGATTTATCATGCACAGCCGGATGTGGCGCTGGATGTTCGGATGGCGGCAGCGATGGAACTCGCCGTGATCTTGAGCAATCTCGGCAAGCCGGAGAGCACCGAACTCCTCGATCAGGTCCTCGATACGCTTCGCAAAGAGGCGCCGGGAAGCGCGCAATACACCGACGCACTCGACATGTTGGCCGGGAATCGGATCAGGTTTGATCGCAACGCTGAAGCCGAGGCGCTGTTACGCGAGAGCCTGGCGATCCAGATCAAGCAAGGGCGCGGCGATGACGAATCGAGCATCACGACGCGCGAGATTTTGGGGCACGTGCTGTCTGATCTGAATCAGTCGGAAGAAGCGGAACACATGATGCGCGACGCATTGGCGCTGCGGCGAAGCAAAATGGGCGAGGACGACCCGCATATTCCATGGCGCCTCGTCGAGTTGGCGCGCGTGCTCGACAATCATGGTCGTTCACTCGAAGCACTCGGCTACTACGCTGAGGCACTGAAACTGGCAGAGGCCAAGATTGGCGCCGACACGGTGACCTATGCGGTCATGCTGAACGGGCAAGCGATGTCACTGCAACGTGCTGGCGATGTTCAGGCTGCCGAGCGCGTGTTTTCGGAAGCCGTGCGGATTGCACGCAAACATTGGGGGGACGCGGACCAGGGCACGGCCCGTCTCGTTGGCAACGCGGCCCGCCTGCAATTGCAACTCGGCAAGCTCGATCAGGCATGGCACATGGCGAGCGAGGCCGAGCGCATTTGGGCGAAGCAGTTTCCGGCCGACCACAGTGACGTGACTGAAACCCGTGCCACATTGGCGCGCATCGCCTGCGCAGCCGGGCGTGTGGCGGAATCCCGGAGCATGCTTCAGCAGATCGACGCCGCAGTGAAGGAACCGCCACCAGGATTACGTCGACTCGCCGAGCGTGCGTTGGCCTGTCTGGCTGAGCGAAGCGGTGATCTGGACGCGAGCCTGGCGCATCTGCTGGCGGCGGAAGCCGCTGATCGTGAACGCTTCACCAGCAAGAACCCGCAAATCTGGCTGGGGCAGCTCGATCGGATTCAGCTCTTGATCCGCCGGAATCAGCCGGGCGATCGCGCTGAGGCCCGCCAATTGGCTGAGACGGTTCTATCGAATGTTGACGCGGCCCTGGTGCCCAATGCGCCGCAACGCGAGGTTCTGAAGCGATTGATCGAATCGTGA
- a CDS encoding ECF-type sigma factor gives MSAKPASPLRLTELLAAWQGGQNGAFGQAFALVYEELKRIASQRLRQSGSDLTLSPTALLHEAYLRVAESDVVFKNRAHFFAGMSLYIRSALVDHARARTAAKRGGLDMLVSLSEAQMGEEAMVTELLALDQSLQALAALDPRCAEVMHLLCFAGLDREEIADVLTVSLATVDRDLRFGKAWIREELAGGR, from the coding sequence GTGAGCGCCAAACCTGCCTCGCCTCTCCGATTGACCGAACTTCTGGCCGCCTGGCAAGGCGGCCAAAATGGCGCATTCGGCCAAGCGTTTGCGCTGGTCTACGAGGAGCTGAAGCGGATTGCCAGTCAGCGCCTTCGGCAGTCCGGCTCGGACCTGACGCTGTCGCCCACGGCACTACTGCATGAGGCCTATCTGCGCGTGGCTGAGTCGGATGTGGTGTTCAAGAATCGCGCGCATTTTTTTGCCGGGATGAGCTTGTACATCCGCTCGGCTTTGGTGGATCACGCCCGAGCGCGTACGGCGGCCAAACGTGGGGGCCTGGACATGCTGGTCAGCTTGTCTGAAGCCCAAATGGGCGAAGAGGCCATGGTCACCGAGTTGCTCGCGCTCGACCAATCACTGCAGGCCCTGGCAGCGCTGGACCCGCGTTGTGCCGAGGTCATGCATCTGCTGTGTTTTGCCGGGCTCGACCGCGAAGAGATTGCGGATGTCTTGACCGTGTCATTGGCCACGGTCGATCGCGACCTGCGCTTTGGTAAGGCCTGGATTCGCGAGGAATTGGCCGGTGGACGCTGA
- a CDS encoding class I fructose-bisphosphate aldolase, which translates to MSIEQLEEIALAMVAEGKGIIAIDESNSTIKKRFDAVGIECTEETRRAYRELLLTTPNLSDHISGAILFDETIRQSTKSGVPFTKVMLDNGILPGIKVDKGPQPLAGYPGEVVTEGLDGLRDRLNEYARLGAKFAKWRAVIAIGDDMPSSTCIDANCHALARYAALCQEAGIVPMVEPEVLMDGSHDIDTCFDVTEATLRALFATLYEHNVWLEGTILKASMVLPGKDCADKASVEDVAMATVRCLRATVPATLPGIVFLSGGQSDLDATQHLNEMNQMGPHPWPLSFSYGRAMQSAALKLWSQDIVGNVAAAQKIVAMRARENGMAALGRWSPDLAG; encoded by the coding sequence ATGAGTATCGAACAGTTGGAAGAAATTGCCCTCGCCATGGTGGCAGAAGGCAAAGGCATCATCGCCATCGATGAATCGAACAGCACGATCAAGAAGCGTTTTGATGCCGTTGGCATCGAATGCACGGAAGAAACCCGCCGCGCTTACCGCGAATTGCTGTTGACCACGCCGAACCTGTCGGACCACATTTCCGGCGCGATTCTGTTCGACGAAACCATCCGCCAGTCCACGAAGAGCGGCGTGCCGTTCACGAAGGTCATGCTCGACAACGGCATCCTGCCGGGTATCAAAGTCGACAAGGGCCCGCAGCCGCTCGCTGGCTACCCGGGCGAAGTGGTCACCGAAGGTCTCGATGGCCTGCGTGATCGCCTGAACGAATACGCCCGCCTCGGCGCGAAGTTCGCGAAGTGGCGCGCGGTCATCGCTATCGGCGACGACATGCCGAGCTCAACTTGCATCGACGCCAACTGCCACGCACTCGCCCGCTACGCTGCGCTGTGCCAGGAAGCCGGCATCGTGCCGATGGTCGAACCCGAAGTGCTGATGGATGGCTCGCACGACATCGACACGTGCTTTGACGTGACCGAAGCCACGCTGCGCGCGCTGTTCGCGACATTGTACGAACACAATGTGTGGCTCGAAGGCACGATCCTGAAGGCCAGCATGGTGCTGCCGGGCAAGGACTGCGCCGACAAGGCCAGCGTTGAAGACGTCGCGATGGCCACGGTCCGCTGCCTGCGCGCCACGGTCCCGGCCACGTTGCCGGGCATCGTGTTCCTGTCGGGCGGCCAGTCGGACCTCGACGCGACCCAGCACCTGAACGAGATGAACCAGATGGGTCCGCACCCGTGGCCGCTGTCGTTCTCGTATGGTCGCGCCATGCAGTCGGCCGCGCTCAAGTTGTGGTCGCAGGACATCGTCGGCAACGTCGCCGCGGCCCAGAAGATTGTCGCCATGCGCGCGCGTGAGAACGGCATGGCCGCACTCGGCCGCTGGTCACCGGATCTGGCTGGCTGA
- a CDS encoding ribonucleotide-diphosphate reductase subunit beta has product MKTADLLDPGFNLSLRPMRYPSFYERYKAAIRNTWTVDEIDFAIDLNDLRNKLGPAEQHLIERLVAFFATGDTIVANNLVLNLYRHINAPEARLYLSRQLYEEALHVQFYLTLLDAYLPDPERRAEAFAAVHHVPSIAQKAAFCQRWIDSIASLDRLDTRAAKQQFLLNLTGFACCVEGLFFFAAFAYVYFLRSRGLLPGLAAGTNWVFRDESMHMGFAFEVIDTIRDEQPDLFDAEWHESVRAMIEEAVHCELAFAEDVLAGGVVGLSLKEMRQYLEYVADQRLQQLGLMPIYGASNPFPFMVAQDVQELANFFERKVSAYQVGVSGEVRFDHAF; this is encoded by the coding sequence ATGAAGACCGCTGATCTGCTCGACCCTGGGTTCAATCTGAGCCTGCGGCCCATGCGCTACCCGAGCTTCTATGAGCGCTACAAGGCCGCGATTCGGAATACCTGGACCGTCGATGAAATTGATTTCGCGATCGATCTCAATGACCTTCGGAACAAACTTGGCCCGGCCGAGCAACACCTGATCGAACGCTTGGTGGCCTTCTTCGCGACTGGCGACACGATTGTCGCCAACAACCTCGTGCTGAATCTGTATCGCCACATCAATGCGCCAGAAGCGCGCCTGTATCTGTCTCGGCAGTTGTACGAAGAGGCGCTCCACGTGCAGTTCTACCTGACACTGCTCGATGCCTACTTGCCCGATCCCGAGCGTCGGGCTGAAGCGTTTGCGGCGGTCCATCATGTGCCGTCGATTGCGCAGAAGGCAGCGTTTTGTCAGCGCTGGATTGATTCGATCGCCAGTCTGGATCGGCTCGATACCCGTGCGGCAAAACAGCAGTTCCTGTTGAACCTCACGGGGTTTGCCTGCTGCGTCGAAGGCTTGTTCTTCTTTGCAGCATTCGCCTATGTGTATTTCCTGCGTTCGCGTGGTCTGCTGCCCGGGTTGGCGGCGGGCACGAACTGGGTATTCCGCGATGAGTCGATGCATATGGGCTTCGCGTTCGAGGTGATCGACACCATCCGCGATGAGCAGCCGGATCTGTTCGATGCTGAGTGGCATGAATCCGTCCGGGCCATGATCGAGGAGGCGGTGCACTGTGAGCTGGCGTTCGCCGAGGATGTACTCGCCGGCGGCGTTGTTGGATTGTCGCTGAAAGAGATGCGGCAGTATCTCGAATACGTGGCCGATCAGCGTTTGCAGCAACTCGGCCTGATGCCCATCTATGGCGCGAGCAACCCGTTCCCGTTCATGGTGGCGCAGGATGTGCAAGAGCTCGCCAATTTCTTTGAACGCAAAGTCAGTGCCTATCAGGTGGGCGTCAGTGGCGAGGTGCGGTTTGACCACGCGTTCTGA
- a CDS encoding ribonucleoside-diphosphate reductase subunit alpha, with protein MRVTKRDGRQEPVDVSKIVRAIGRCADGLHDIDPMRVALKTIAGIFDGASTRELDELAIRTAAALTVEEPEYAQLAARLLAGVIDKEVSGQGVHSFSQSIQLGFDLGLIGERLLRYVQQHSRKFNDAVDPRQTRRFEYFGLKTVHDRYLLKHPRTRQVIESPQHFFLRIAAALTTQPAETLALYERMSRLDYLPSSPTLFNAGTRHEQLSSCFLLDSPADDLAAIYTKYADVAQLSKFSGGIGIAYSRVRSRGSLIRGTNGQSNGIVPWLKTLDASVAAVNQGGKRKGACCVYLETWHADIEEFLELRNNTGDESRRTHHLNLAHWVPDLFMRRVEQDQPWSLFDPRDVPELPDLWGDAFNAAYERAERAGLAKSSLPARVLYARMMRTLGETGNGWMTFKDRANATGNQTALPGNVIHLSNLCTEILEVNSSDETAVCNLGSINLAQHVGDDGFDFDKLAETVAIAVRQLDAVIDLNFYPIESTRRSNARWRPVGLGVMGLQDVFFQLRLPFDSDAAKQLSTDIAEAIYFHALQESVELAAAHGAHPAFAETRLARGELHPELFAGIKLDTPRWQALRTAIKEHGLRNALLIAIAPTATIASIAGCYECIEPMVSNLFKRETLSGDFLQVNRYLVAELKRLGLWTEAIRDAIKRADGSIQGIAGIPDPLKTIYRTAWELPQRALIDLAEARAAYIDQSQSLNLFQANPNIGTLSSMYMYAWKSGLKTTYYLRSRPASRIAQTKVAPVEAVYCSLENPELCEACQ; from the coding sequence ATGCGAGTGACCAAGCGCGATGGCCGGCAGGAGCCGGTCGATGTCAGCAAGATCGTGCGGGCGATCGGTCGCTGCGCCGATGGTCTGCATGACATTGATCCGATGCGCGTCGCCCTGAAGACTATTGCCGGGATTTTTGATGGGGCCAGCACGCGTGAACTCGATGAACTCGCGATCCGCACCGCTGCTGCGCTGACGGTCGAAGAGCCTGAGTATGCGCAGTTGGCTGCGCGCCTGCTGGCGGGTGTGATCGACAAAGAAGTCAGTGGCCAAGGCGTGCATTCATTTTCGCAATCGATCCAGTTGGGCTTTGATCTGGGGCTGATCGGCGAGCGCTTGCTGCGCTACGTGCAGCAGCACTCGCGCAAGTTCAACGATGCGGTTGATCCGAGGCAGACTCGGCGCTTTGAGTACTTTGGTTTGAAGACCGTGCATGATCGCTACTTGCTCAAGCATCCGCGCACACGCCAGGTCATCGAAAGTCCGCAGCACTTCTTCTTGCGGATCGCGGCGGCGCTCACCACACAGCCTGCGGAGACGCTTGCGCTGTACGAGCGCATGAGCCGTCTCGACTATCTGCCGAGTTCGCCGACGCTGTTCAATGCCGGCACCCGTCACGAGCAACTGTCCTCGTGCTTTCTACTCGACTCGCCGGCGGATGATCTGGCGGCGATCTACACCAAATATGCCGATGTGGCACAGTTGTCCAAGTTCTCCGGTGGCATCGGAATAGCTTACAGCCGCGTGCGCTCGCGCGGCTCGCTGATTCGCGGGACGAATGGTCAGTCAAATGGCATTGTGCCGTGGTTGAAGACCTTGGACGCATCGGTGGCTGCCGTCAATCAAGGCGGCAAGCGGAAGGGCGCATGCTGCGTGTATCTGGAGACTTGGCACGCCGATATTGAAGAATTTCTCGAACTCCGGAACAACACCGGTGACGAATCGCGTCGAACGCATCATCTCAACCTCGCCCATTGGGTGCCCGATTTGTTCATGCGTCGCGTGGAGCAGGATCAGCCCTGGTCCTTGTTCGATCCCCGCGACGTGCCCGAGCTCCCTGATCTGTGGGGCGACGCGTTCAATGCTGCCTACGAACGCGCCGAGCGTGCCGGGCTCGCCAAATCAAGCCTTCCGGCGCGCGTGCTCTATGCCCGAATGATGCGGACCCTGGGCGAGACGGGCAATGGTTGGATGACGTTCAAGGATCGCGCGAACGCGACCGGCAATCAGACGGCATTGCCCGGCAACGTCATCCACCTGTCGAATCTGTGTACCGAGATACTGGAGGTCAATAGCAGCGACGAAACCGCGGTCTGCAATCTGGGCTCCATCAATCTGGCCCAGCACGTCGGCGACGATGGTTTCGACTTCGACAAGCTCGCCGAAACCGTTGCGATTGCGGTGCGCCAACTCGACGCGGTCATCGACCTCAACTTCTATCCGATCGAATCGACGCGCCGATCCAATGCGCGCTGGCGCCCGGTCGGGCTCGGTGTCATGGGGTTGCAGGACGTGTTCTTTCAGTTGCGGCTGCCATTCGATTCGGATGCGGCCAAGCAACTCTCGACCGACATCGCCGAGGCGATCTATTTTCACGCGTTGCAGGAATCGGTCGAATTGGCAGCGGCGCACGGCGCGCATCCCGCATTCGCAGAAACCCGATTGGCGCGCGGTGAGCTACATCCAGAGTTGTTTGCCGGGATCAAGCTCGATACGCCGCGTTGGCAAGCGCTGCGTACAGCGATCAAGGAACATGGGCTGCGCAACGCCTTGCTGATTGCGATCGCGCCGACGGCCACGATTGCATCGATCGCGGGTTGCTATGAGTGCATCGAGCCGATGGTGTCCAATTTGTTCAAGCGCGAAACGCTGAGTGGCGATTTCCTGCAGGTGAACCGCTACCTGGTGGCCGAACTGAAGCGGCTCGGATTGTGGACGGAGGCGATCCGTGATGCGATCAAACGCGCCGACGGTTCGATTCAGGGTATTGCTGGCATTCCGGATCCGTTAAAGACGATCTATCGCACGGCTTGGGAGTTGCCGCAGCGGGCGTTGATCGATCTTGCGGAAGCGAGGGCCGCCTACATCGATCAGAGCCAGTCGCTGAACTTGTTCCAGGCGAATCCCAATATTGGAACCTTGTCGTCGATGTACATGTATGCCTGGAAGTCCGGGCTCAAGACGACTTACTACCTGCGTTCGCGACCCGCGAGCCGCATTGCCCAAACGAAAGTGGCGCCGGTCGAGGCGGTTTACTGCTCGTTGGAGAACCCAGAATTGTGCGAGGCCTGCCAATGA